The region GGAGAATCAttttaccatctaaaccgctatgATATATGTTTTCCATAATCAaaattattgtattttcagctgtttgaagctggtgtacaaaactgaaagtaaaagaagcaaaaatgaaacttaagaacaggaagcatagaaatagcgcacatagttACCGCTTCTTATTAAACTTGCTTTTGATAATGACAGATCTGTAGcttacatttctatgtgaatttggtctgttccaaaagttacatattgcagctttagcCTATAGACTGATAAGCATGacagtcaaatgtattttcatcaactgatatttccatcaatgaataaaAATTATTATTTGTAATGGGATAATTTTTTTCTCCCAGTCCATTTGACCAGCAACAATTTAATctgattttcatttttttatcTGCCAAAATCCAGCAATTACACATGCACTGTGATCGTGATGATTTATACTCTAAAAACTAATTGTAAAACTGTTATCTAGGTTACTGTCAGTAAGGAGTTCAAAGAATAAAAGAGGGTAAAAcacagaaagagtgtgtgtgtaaaagagaCAATCCGTGTCTCATCATTCAGTGGGTGGCTGTGTCACGGTCTGTCATTATTGTCTGCATTGTTTAGTCCCCCCTCCGATAGGCTCATAGGGTTGTGACCTCTCCTATTATTGGCTACCAGGGCTATGATCCATCCAGTGATTGGTTGACAGGCCCCTGTCTCACAGGATCTGACCTTTGTGATTTGCTATTAACCCCACAATAGATATGCATCCCCCTAAGGAAAAAAACCTTGGTAGGGACATTTGGGTGCTTGCATTTTAAAATCATTCATTAAGTTATTTTGCTTCTGATCAGAGAGGGTGACCTTTGACAGTTGTGTTGTGAGTAATGTCGTTTTTCCTGCTCTTGTAGGCAGCAGACACCCTGGCCGTCAGACAGAAGAGGCGCATCTATGACATCACCAATGTACTGGAGGGCATTGGCCTGATCGAGAAGAAGTCAAAGAACAGTATTCAGTGGAAGTGAGTGTGTGTTCACATACTTGTATGTTTGTAGGTATGCACACAGTATGTGCTTACATTTCATTGCGCTATCTGTCTAAGGGGAGTTGggccaggctgtaacacaagggAGATTGGTGACAGGCTGGTTGACCTGAAGTCGGAGCTTGAAGATCTGGATATGAGGGAAAGTGAGCTGGACCAGCAGAGGGTGTGGGTCCAACAAAGCATCAAGAATGTGACCGAGGACACACACAATAGTCCATATCCTTACTATGTACTCACATACTCATACCTACACCAACATCTAAATTGTTACCCCCAACCTAACCGTATGTAGGTATCCATGTCAGTCCACACCAGTAGAAATGTATAGAAAAGAGCTGCAGTACCGTCATGTCTGTACATTAGCAGAGGATGCACTTGCCAGGATTAACAATGTTATAATACTCTGTTAAGCTGTGTGTCTGACCTTAACTCTGACCAACTCTAGCCTATGTTAATCATGAGGACATCTGCAGCTGCTTCAAAGGTGATACCCTCTTGGCGGTGCGTGCTCCCTctggtacgcagctggaggtgcCCATACCTGAAGCTGTAAGTTCGATTtgtttcttccccccccccccctagtcagtctgtcagtcttcTCAGGGTGAAAAGtaagtgtgtatgtttgtctCCACTTTTAGGTTCAAAACGGTCAGAGGAAGTATCAGATCCATCTGATGAGCGCTGCTGGGCCCATTGATGTTCTGCTCATCAACAAGGACCCAGTTAACTCAACACCTGTGGTGCTGCCAGTCCCGCCCCCTGAGGAAATGCTGCAGAAAGCCAAGTCTG is a window of Oncorhynchus kisutch isolate 150728-3 linkage group LG3, Okis_V2, whole genome shotgun sequence DNA encoding:
- the LOC109888389 gene encoding transcription factor E2F4 isoform X4, producing MGWIPFDCLTAADTLAVRQKRRIYDITNVLEGIGLIEKKSKNSIQWKGVGPGCNTREIGDRLVDLKSELEDLDMRESELDQQRVWVQQSIKNVTEDTHNSPLAYVNHEDICSCFKGDTLLAVRAPSGTQLEVPIPEAVQNGQRKYQIHLMSAAGPIDVLLINKDPVNSTPVVLPVPPPEEMLQKAKSAAASADTTTHTFVKTTGSLATGKPKAHTAAKPSDNSRTEKSAPQPPSLDSRSLQSSASLDNNFTVFEPIKSDSSDLLHFPKYFSDMFDPAKADTLSHLCVCVEMVSADLLEELMASEVFSPLLRLSPPPGDHDYIYNLDESEGLCDLFDIPVLNL